Proteins from a genomic interval of Chanodichthys erythropterus isolate Z2021 chromosome 8, ASM2448905v1, whole genome shotgun sequence:
- the kmt2e gene encoding inactive histone-lysine N-methyltransferase 2E isoform X4, which yields MSIVIPVGVDTANTSYLDMAAGSEPESVEASSVVVEKSSYPHQIYSSGSHHSHGYIGLPYADHNYGARPPPTPPASPPPSVLIRPGEGLFVSGGRPGENLFVPGGQDEASRGTTLSTSEDGSYGADITRCICGFTHDDGYMICCDKCSVWQHIDCMGIDRQHIPETYLCERCQPRTLDREHAILLQTRKRENMSDGDTSATESGDEVPLELYTAFQHTPTSITLTTARLGNKQADKKRKKSGEKDPPATARAKKSFREGSRKSSRVKGSAPECEPTDPPSLWENKMKSWMERYEEASSNQYSEEVQILLRVKEARDGKTLAYNTHTAAFKPPVESHVQKNKRILKAVRDLAADSLIIEYRGKVMLRQQFEANGYFFKRPYPFVLFYSKFDGLEMCVDARSFGNEARFIRRSCTPNAEVRHVIEEGMLHLYIYSLRSISKGSEITIGFDYDYGSCKYKVDCACVKGNQECPVLKHNLEPTENLGSSTRRRGRKDKEPPRDESGQNQNLTMDCDGPKGKTLNDAKQRKLSPLRLSISNNQTREERKMEAILQAFARMEKREKRREQALERIGTKGEVGGRSDIKEEPPATPEAESPAILQPMLEVVKEEPGLKPAKVSRNKQRKSFSRNRTHIGQQRRRARTISTCSDLPPSSPGDALEHLTTETHDGETPSAPEAEAPPSHAPDTSPPHSCSPAPACRSGPKYPKTKKHLVSEWMGVDKQERGPSRTPEPPPERPLRISSDPEVLATQLNSLPGMACSSHVYSTPKHYVRFSSPFLANRSPSTPGVPTGRRRSREMPETPPTTGSCKKRWLKQALEEEGSTSPGGGRPSLLMPSESPLSPSINGESYSPLPLNGSCSLPELPTPLKKRRLCSLDPCMSETSTPYGSPCATPTRTESTEAPGTPLLLATPPRPRPEEPSTEPSTPLQIPNHPLPQESESSMDSSPDGSRRPSTQDVERPPSLLASPSVRNAGSDTAPQESTKSLGSLSPQPSHAEPQDAVVDEGMEVDGGGSEAASAPETPASSYPPWMKSPDRGGLSFSPVNSNLRDLTPSHTLEMGAYRPDSTSAGPFSEAAPFYPCNEEASGVTFTRSLSGDGTGEGGAAKNPQKKKVSLLEYRKRQREARRSGSKGECGSPVSTAPPVDVFPVAVEMVFEPPALAATPTPKTPQPSEEPDAQTQGERDGDGQWTSSTSVEQARERGYHRALLLSDHRKDADSGESEGGDPQVKECPSPKSCKSPSTHAPCSPAPQTVSRPSKEEDGEAQPRGPAQPQALSVQQSSTKTPSSKPAALTPSKLHCGPSSTSQSHYAGPSLMHSPKAQPQGSPYRGQRTFLTAQPQSQPQPQATSGPATFPQYNPQNAPPPPPPPPPAPPTSAPYFPAQPTAAAAPFPAFKPTVASPFPPGSQPLLQPHHALHYQSSAAPPPPPPPPPPHPQPGPTLLHVNLQPPSMQQHQLLLTSAPPPPPPPPPQGQSSQQPPPNSGTLLSIKQGPHPPLPPPPPAPSSNAPHPFQNIGGFQTTLLHQSAPANPSVTPSTYQQTVLPPPPPPPPQQTPPTQTPPNSSVSQIAGGNRGPTPSSAPFHSTGYLGTGWH from the exons ACCAGAATCTGTGGAGGCGAGCTCTGTGGTAGTTGAGAAGTCCAGCTACCCTCACCAGATTTACAGCAGTGGCTCCCACCACTCCCACGGCTACATCGGTCTGCCTTACGCC GACCATAATTATGGGGCGCGACCCCCACCCACCCCGCCGGCGTCCCCACCTCCCTCGGTGCTGATCCGACCGGGCGAGGGTTTGTTTGTGTCCGGGGGCCGGCCAGGCGAGAACTTGTTCGTGCCCGGCGGGCAAGACGAGGCGTCGCGTGGCACCACGCTCAGCACCTCGGAAGACGGCAGCTACGGTGCTGACATCACACGCTGCATCTGCGGCTTCACCCATGATGATGGCTACATGATCTGCTGTGACAAGTGCAG TGTGTGGCAGCACATAGACTGCATGGGGATCGACCGGCAGCACATTCCCGAGACCTACCTGTGTGAGCGCTGTCAGCCACGCACCCTGGACCGAGAGCACGCCATCCTACTGCAAACCAGGAAGAGAGAGAACATGTCTg ACGGGGACACCAGTGCTACAGAAAGTGGGGATGAGGTTCCACTAGAGCTGTACACAGCGTTTCAGCACACCCCCACCAGCATAACGCTCACAACAGCACGTCTCGGCAACAAACAGGCTGATAAGAAACGAAAGAAGAGCGGAGAAAAGGATCCCCCGGCTACAGCCAGGGCCAAGAAG TCATTCCGTGAAGGCTCTAGAAAATCATCTAGAGTGAAG GGCTCAGCTCCAGAGTGTGAGCCGACAGATCCTCCCTCTCTTTGGGAGAATAAGATGAAGTCGTGGATGGAGCGCTATGAGGAAGCCAGCAGTAACCAGTACAGTGAAGAAGTGCAGATACTGCTAAGAGTCAAAGAAGCCCGAGATGGCAAAACGCTAGCCTACAATACACACACCGCAGCCTTCAAACCACCTGTAGAG AGTCACGTACAGAAGAACAAGCGCATTCTGAAGGCTGTGCGGGACTTGGCTGCCGATTCGCTCATAATTGAGTACAGGGGGAAGGTCATGCTACGACAGCAGTTTGAGGCCAATGGTTACTTTTTTAAGAG gcCATATCCTTTTGTATTGTTCTACTCTAAGTTTGACGGTTTGGAAATGTGCGTGGACGCACGGAGCTTTGGGAATGAGGCCCGATTCATCCGTCGCTCTTGCACACCCAATGCTGAGGTGCGGCACGTGATCGAAGAGGGCATGCtgcatttatacatttactctCTGAGGTCCATCTCCAAGGGGAGTGAGATTACCATTGGCTTTGATTATGACTACGGCAGCTG TAAATATAAGGTGGACTGTGCGTGTGTGAAAGGCAATCAGGAATGCCCTGTGCTCAAGCATAACTTGGAACCCACAGAGAATCTGGGCTCTAGCACACGACGGCGTGGCCGCAAGGACAAAGAGCCGCCACGGGACGAGAGCGGACAGAACCAGAACCTCACCATGGACTGTGATGGGCCCAAGGGGAAAACGCTCAATGACGCCAAACAGAGAAAACTCTCTCCTCTCCGGCTCTCCATATCTAACAATCAG ACACGTGAAGAGAGGAAGATGGAGGCCATTCTGCAGGCGTTTGCTCGTATGGAGAAGAGAGAAAAGAGGAGGGAGCAAGCGTTAGAGAGGATCGGCACAAAAGGGGAAGTTGGTGGACGCAGCGATATTAAAGAAGAGCCCCCTGCTACACCTGAGGCTGAATCTCCTGCCATCTTACAA CCCATGCTAGAGGTAGTAAAGGAGGAGCCTGGTCTGAAGCCAGCAAAGGTGAGCCGTAATAAACAGAGGAAAAGCTTCTCGCGGAACCGCACTCACATCGGACAGCAGAGGCGACGAGCACGCACGATCAGCACCTGCTCCGACTTGCCACCTAGTTCCCCTGGTGATGCTTTAGAGCACTTAACAACAGAAACTCATGATGGAGAGACTCCCTCTGCCCCTGAGGCTGAAGCTCCCCCATCACATGCACCTGACACCAGCCCACCACACAGCTGCTCACCCGCCCCAGCATGCCGCAGTGGACCGAAGTACCCCAAAACTAAAAAG CACTTAGTTAGCGAGTGGATGGGTGTTGACAAACAGGAGCGGGGACCTTCGAGGACCCCGGAACCTCCGCCTGAGAGGCCGTTGCGGATCAGTAGTGATCCTGAGGTCTTGGCCACACAGCTGAACTCTTTACCGGGCATGGCCTGCAGCTCACACGTCTACAGCACGCCCAAACACTACGTCCGCTTCTCCTCTCCTTTTCTAGCCAACCGCAGCCCCAGCACTCCTGGAGTGCCTACTGGACGGCGACGCTCGAGAGAAATGCCCGAAACACCACCTACCACTGGCTCCTGCAAGAAG CGTTGGCTAAAGCAAGCTTTAGAAGAGGAGGGTTCCACCAGCCCAGGTGGAGGGCGCCCTTCTCTTCTGATGCCTAGCGAGAGCCCTCTCAGCCCCTCTATAAATGGCGAGTCCTACAGCCCTCTACCCCTCAACGGCAGTTGCTCACTACCAG AGTTGCCTACCCCGTTGAAGAAAAGACGCTTATGTTCGCTCGATCCCTGTATGTCGGAGACTTCAACCCCATATGGTTCTCCTTGTGCCACCCCAACCCGAACAGAGTCAACAGAAGCACCAGGCACACCCCTGCTGCTAGCCACGCCTCCTCGACCACGACCAGAGGAACCCAGTACTGAGCCCTCAACACCCTTACAGATTCCTAACCACCCTCTGCCACAAGAG AGCGAGTCATCTATGGACAGTTCTCCAGATGGTAGCCGGAGGCCCAGTACACAAGAT gTCGAGCGACCTCCTTCGCTGTTGGCATCTCCCAGCGTGAGAAATGCAGGCTCTGATACGGCTCCACAGGAGTCTACAAAATCGTTGGGGTCTTTGAGTCCTCAGCCCTCCCACGCTGAGCCCCAGGATGCTGTAGTAGATGAAGGCATGGAGGTTGATGGTGGTGGTTCAGAAGCTGCCTCTGCACCTGAGACGCCAGCCTCCTCTTACCCTCCTTGGATGAAGAGTCCAGATCGAGGTGGCCTCTCGTTTTCCCCAGTGAACTCTAATCTGAGAGACCTTACCCCTTCTCACACCTTGGAGATGGGAGCGTACAGGCCAGATTCAACCTCTGCTGGCCCCTTCAGTGAAGCGGCACCTTTCTATCCCTGCAATGAGGAAGCAAGTGGCGTGACCTTTACCCGCTCATTGAGTGGGGATGGCACAGGCGAGGGAGGCGCTGCAAAGAACCCACAGAAGAAAAAG GTCTCTCTCCTGGAGTACAGGAAACGTCAACGTGAGGCACGGCGAAGTGGCTCCAAGGGAGAATGTGGATCCCCTGTTTCTACGGCACCACCAGTAGATGTTTTCCCTGTAGCTGTGGAAATGGTCTTTGAGCCACCTGCTCTCGCAGCAACACCAACCCCCAAGACCCCTCAGCCTAGCGAGGAGCCAGATGCTCAAACTCAGGGGGAGAGAGACGGAGATGGCCAGTG GACATCTTCCACATCAGTAGAGCAGGCCAGAGAGCGAGGCTACCACAGGGCCTTGTTGTTGAGTGACCATCGCAAGGATGCAG acAGTGGGGAGTCAGAGGGTGGTGACCCCCAGGTGAAGGAATGTCCTTCTCCCAAGAGCTGCAAGAGCCCGTCGACACATGCA ccTTGTTCTCCAGCACCCCAGACTGTGTCTCGCCCATCCAAGGAGGAAGATGGTGAAGCACAGCCTCGTGGTCCTGCTCAGCCTCAGGCACTGTCCGTCCAGCAGTCCAGCACCAAGACTCCGAGCTCCAAACCAGCCGCTCTGACGCCCAGCAAGCTCCACTGCGGGCCCTCCAGCACCTCACAGAGTCACTACGCTGGACCTTCGCTCATGCACTCTCCCAAAGCGCAACCCCAAGGTTCACCTTACCGTGGTCAGCGAACGTTCCTGACAGCTCAGCCTCAGAGCCAGCCTCAACCCCAGGCTACATCTGGCCCGGCCACTTTCCCTCAGTATAACCCCCAAAATGCCCCACCTCCACCACCCCctcctcccccagctccacccACCTCCGCTCCCTACTTCCCTGCTCAGCCTACAGCTGCTGCTGCACCTTTTCCTGCGTTCAAGCCTACTGTGGCCTCACCCTTTCCTCCCGGTTCCCAACCTCTCCTGCAGCCCCATCATGCATTGCATTACCAAAGCAGTGCTGCCCCTCCCCCACCGccccctcctccccctccccacCCGCAGCCTGGCCCCACCTTGCTGCATGTCAATCTACAACCTCCTTCGATGCAGCAGCATCAACTCCTCCTGACCTCCGCCCCACCGCCAcctcctcctccacctcctcAGGGACAGAGTTCCCAGCAGCCTCCACCTAATAGTGGCACgctcctgtcaatcaaacaagGACCACACCCGCCCCTTCCACCCCCTCCCCCTGCTCCATCCAGTAACGCACCGCATCCTTTCCAGAACATTGGTGGCTTTCAAACCACTCTACTTCACCAGTCTGCACCAGCCAACCCCTCAGTAACCCCTTCCACCTATCAACAAACTGTATTACCCCCTCCACCTCCACCACCTCCTCAACAAACTCCTCCCACACAGACCCCGCCCAATTCGAGTGTCTCGCAGATCGCTGGCGGTAACAGAGGACCTACACCTTCATCCGCCCCCTTCCACAGCACCGGCTACTTGGGCACAGGATGGCACTGA
- the kmt2e gene encoding inactive histone-lysine N-methyltransferase 2E isoform X2 has product MSIVIPVGVDTANTSYLDMAAGSEPESVEASSVVVEKSSYPHQIYSSGSHHSHGYIGLPYADHNYGARPPPTPPASPPPSVLIRPGEGLFVSGGRPGENLFVPGGQDEASRGTTLSTSEDGSYGADITRCICGFTHDDGYMICCDKCSVWQHIDCMGIDRQHIPETYLCERCQPRTLDREHAILLQTRKRENMSDGDTSATESGDEVPLELYTAFQHTPTSITLTTARLGNKQADKKRKKSGEKDPPATARAKKSFREGSRKSSRVKGSAPECEPTDPPSLWENKMKSWMERYEEASSNQYSEEVQILLRVKEARDGKTLAYNTHTAAFKPPVESHVQKNKRILKAVRDLAADSLIIEYRGKVMLRQQFEANGYFFKRPYPFVLFYSKFDGLEMCVDARSFGNEARFIRRSCTPNAEVRHVIEEGMLHLYIYSLRSISKGSEITIGFDYDYGSCKYKVDCACVKGNQECPVLKHNLEPTENLGSSTRRRGRKDKEPPRDESGQNQNLTMDCDGPKGKTLNDAKQRKLSPLRLSISNNQDPELIEDLEEKTSVSNEVEMESEEQIAERRRKMTREERKMEAILQAFARMEKREKRREQALERIGTKGEVGGRSDIKEEPPATPEAESPAILQPMLEVVKEEPGLKPAKVSRNKQRKSFSRNRTHIGQQRRRARTISTCSDLPPSSPGDALEHLTTETHDGETPSAPEAEAPPSHAPDTSPPHSCSPAPACRSGPKYPKTKKHLVSEWMGVDKQERGPSRTPEPPPERPLRISSDPEVLATQLNSLPGMACSSHVYSTPKHYVRFSSPFLANRSPSTPGVPTGRRRSREMPETPPTTGSCKKRWLKQALEEEGSTSPGGGRPSLLMPSESPLSPSINGESYSPLPLNGSCSLPELPTPLKKRRLCSLDPCMSETSTPYGSPCATPTRTESTEAPGTPLLLATPPRPRPEEPSTEPSTPLQIPNHPLPQESESSMDSSPDGSRRPSTQDVERPPSLLASPSVRNAGSDTAPQESTKSLGSLSPQPSHAEPQDAVVDEGMEVDGGGSEAASAPETPASSYPPWMKSPDRGGLSFSPVNSNLRDLTPSHTLEMGAYRPDSTSAGPFSEAAPFYPCNEEASGVTFTRSLSGDGTGEGGAAKNPQKKKVSLLEYRKRQREARRSGSKGECGSPVSTAPPVDVFPVAVEMVFEPPALAATPTPKTPQPSEEPDAQTQGERDGDGQWTSSTSVEQARERGYHRALLLSDHRKDADSGESEGGDPQVKECPSPKSCKSPSTHAPCSPAPQTVSRPSKEEDGEAQPRGPAQPQALSVQQSSTKTPSSKPAALTPSKLHCGPSSTSQSHYAGPSLMHSPKAQPQGSPYRGQRTFLTAQPQSQPQPQATSGPATFPQYNPQNAPPPPPPPPPAPPTSAPYFPAQPTAAAAPFPAFKPTVASPFPPGSQPLLQPHHALHYQSSAAPPPPPPPPPPHPQPGPTLLHVNLQPPSMQQHQLLLTSAPPPPPPPPPQGQSSQQPPPNSGTLLSIKQGPHPPLPPPPPAPSSNAPHPFQNIGGFQTTLLHQSAPANPSVTPSTYQQTVLPPPPPPPPQQTPPTQTPPNSSVSQIAGGNRGPTPSSAPFHSTGYLGTGWH; this is encoded by the exons ACCAGAATCTGTGGAGGCGAGCTCTGTGGTAGTTGAGAAGTCCAGCTACCCTCACCAGATTTACAGCAGTGGCTCCCACCACTCCCACGGCTACATCGGTCTGCCTTACGCC GACCATAATTATGGGGCGCGACCCCCACCCACCCCGCCGGCGTCCCCACCTCCCTCGGTGCTGATCCGACCGGGCGAGGGTTTGTTTGTGTCCGGGGGCCGGCCAGGCGAGAACTTGTTCGTGCCCGGCGGGCAAGACGAGGCGTCGCGTGGCACCACGCTCAGCACCTCGGAAGACGGCAGCTACGGTGCTGACATCACACGCTGCATCTGCGGCTTCACCCATGATGATGGCTACATGATCTGCTGTGACAAGTGCAG TGTGTGGCAGCACATAGACTGCATGGGGATCGACCGGCAGCACATTCCCGAGACCTACCTGTGTGAGCGCTGTCAGCCACGCACCCTGGACCGAGAGCACGCCATCCTACTGCAAACCAGGAAGAGAGAGAACATGTCTg ACGGGGACACCAGTGCTACAGAAAGTGGGGATGAGGTTCCACTAGAGCTGTACACAGCGTTTCAGCACACCCCCACCAGCATAACGCTCACAACAGCACGTCTCGGCAACAAACAGGCTGATAAGAAACGAAAGAAGAGCGGAGAAAAGGATCCCCCGGCTACAGCCAGGGCCAAGAAG TCATTCCGTGAAGGCTCTAGAAAATCATCTAGAGTGAAG GGCTCAGCTCCAGAGTGTGAGCCGACAGATCCTCCCTCTCTTTGGGAGAATAAGATGAAGTCGTGGATGGAGCGCTATGAGGAAGCCAGCAGTAACCAGTACAGTGAAGAAGTGCAGATACTGCTAAGAGTCAAAGAAGCCCGAGATGGCAAAACGCTAGCCTACAATACACACACCGCAGCCTTCAAACCACCTGTAGAG AGTCACGTACAGAAGAACAAGCGCATTCTGAAGGCTGTGCGGGACTTGGCTGCCGATTCGCTCATAATTGAGTACAGGGGGAAGGTCATGCTACGACAGCAGTTTGAGGCCAATGGTTACTTTTTTAAGAG gcCATATCCTTTTGTATTGTTCTACTCTAAGTTTGACGGTTTGGAAATGTGCGTGGACGCACGGAGCTTTGGGAATGAGGCCCGATTCATCCGTCGCTCTTGCACACCCAATGCTGAGGTGCGGCACGTGATCGAAGAGGGCATGCtgcatttatacatttactctCTGAGGTCCATCTCCAAGGGGAGTGAGATTACCATTGGCTTTGATTATGACTACGGCAGCTG TAAATATAAGGTGGACTGTGCGTGTGTGAAAGGCAATCAGGAATGCCCTGTGCTCAAGCATAACTTGGAACCCACAGAGAATCTGGGCTCTAGCACACGACGGCGTGGCCGCAAGGACAAAGAGCCGCCACGGGACGAGAGCGGACAGAACCAGAACCTCACCATGGACTGTGATGGGCCCAAGGGGAAAACGCTCAATGACGCCAAACAGAGAAAACTCTCTCCTCTCCGGCTCTCCATATCTAACAATCAG GATCCTGAGTTAATAGAGGATCTAGAAGAGAAAACCTCCGTTAGCAATGAAGTAGAGATGGAGTCAGAGGAGCAGATTGCAGAAAGGAGGAGGAAGATG ACACGTGAAGAGAGGAAGATGGAGGCCATTCTGCAGGCGTTTGCTCGTATGGAGAAGAGAGAAAAGAGGAGGGAGCAAGCGTTAGAGAGGATCGGCACAAAAGGGGAAGTTGGTGGACGCAGCGATATTAAAGAAGAGCCCCCTGCTACACCTGAGGCTGAATCTCCTGCCATCTTACAA CCCATGCTAGAGGTAGTAAAGGAGGAGCCTGGTCTGAAGCCAGCAAAGGTGAGCCGTAATAAACAGAGGAAAAGCTTCTCGCGGAACCGCACTCACATCGGACAGCAGAGGCGACGAGCACGCACGATCAGCACCTGCTCCGACTTGCCACCTAGTTCCCCTGGTGATGCTTTAGAGCACTTAACAACAGAAACTCATGATGGAGAGACTCCCTCTGCCCCTGAGGCTGAAGCTCCCCCATCACATGCACCTGACACCAGCCCACCACACAGCTGCTCACCCGCCCCAGCATGCCGCAGTGGACCGAAGTACCCCAAAACTAAAAAG CACTTAGTTAGCGAGTGGATGGGTGTTGACAAACAGGAGCGGGGACCTTCGAGGACCCCGGAACCTCCGCCTGAGAGGCCGTTGCGGATCAGTAGTGATCCTGAGGTCTTGGCCACACAGCTGAACTCTTTACCGGGCATGGCCTGCAGCTCACACGTCTACAGCACGCCCAAACACTACGTCCGCTTCTCCTCTCCTTTTCTAGCCAACCGCAGCCCCAGCACTCCTGGAGTGCCTACTGGACGGCGACGCTCGAGAGAAATGCCCGAAACACCACCTACCACTGGCTCCTGCAAGAAG CGTTGGCTAAAGCAAGCTTTAGAAGAGGAGGGTTCCACCAGCCCAGGTGGAGGGCGCCCTTCTCTTCTGATGCCTAGCGAGAGCCCTCTCAGCCCCTCTATAAATGGCGAGTCCTACAGCCCTCTACCCCTCAACGGCAGTTGCTCACTACCAG AGTTGCCTACCCCGTTGAAGAAAAGACGCTTATGTTCGCTCGATCCCTGTATGTCGGAGACTTCAACCCCATATGGTTCTCCTTGTGCCACCCCAACCCGAACAGAGTCAACAGAAGCACCAGGCACACCCCTGCTGCTAGCCACGCCTCCTCGACCACGACCAGAGGAACCCAGTACTGAGCCCTCAACACCCTTACAGATTCCTAACCACCCTCTGCCACAAGAG AGCGAGTCATCTATGGACAGTTCTCCAGATGGTAGCCGGAGGCCCAGTACACAAGAT gTCGAGCGACCTCCTTCGCTGTTGGCATCTCCCAGCGTGAGAAATGCAGGCTCTGATACGGCTCCACAGGAGTCTACAAAATCGTTGGGGTCTTTGAGTCCTCAGCCCTCCCACGCTGAGCCCCAGGATGCTGTAGTAGATGAAGGCATGGAGGTTGATGGTGGTGGTTCAGAAGCTGCCTCTGCACCTGAGACGCCAGCCTCCTCTTACCCTCCTTGGATGAAGAGTCCAGATCGAGGTGGCCTCTCGTTTTCCCCAGTGAACTCTAATCTGAGAGACCTTACCCCTTCTCACACCTTGGAGATGGGAGCGTACAGGCCAGATTCAACCTCTGCTGGCCCCTTCAGTGAAGCGGCACCTTTCTATCCCTGCAATGAGGAAGCAAGTGGCGTGACCTTTACCCGCTCATTGAGTGGGGATGGCACAGGCGAGGGAGGCGCTGCAAAGAACCCACAGAAGAAAAAG GTCTCTCTCCTGGAGTACAGGAAACGTCAACGTGAGGCACGGCGAAGTGGCTCCAAGGGAGAATGTGGATCCCCTGTTTCTACGGCACCACCAGTAGATGTTTTCCCTGTAGCTGTGGAAATGGTCTTTGAGCCACCTGCTCTCGCAGCAACACCAACCCCCAAGACCCCTCAGCCTAGCGAGGAGCCAGATGCTCAAACTCAGGGGGAGAGAGACGGAGATGGCCAGTG GACATCTTCCACATCAGTAGAGCAGGCCAGAGAGCGAGGCTACCACAGGGCCTTGTTGTTGAGTGACCATCGCAAGGATGCAG acAGTGGGGAGTCAGAGGGTGGTGACCCCCAGGTGAAGGAATGTCCTTCTCCCAAGAGCTGCAAGAGCCCGTCGACACATGCA ccTTGTTCTCCAGCACCCCAGACTGTGTCTCGCCCATCCAAGGAGGAAGATGGTGAAGCACAGCCTCGTGGTCCTGCTCAGCCTCAGGCACTGTCCGTCCAGCAGTCCAGCACCAAGACTCCGAGCTCCAAACCAGCCGCTCTGACGCCCAGCAAGCTCCACTGCGGGCCCTCCAGCACCTCACAGAGTCACTACGCTGGACCTTCGCTCATGCACTCTCCCAAAGCGCAACCCCAAGGTTCACCTTACCGTGGTCAGCGAACGTTCCTGACAGCTCAGCCTCAGAGCCAGCCTCAACCCCAGGCTACATCTGGCCCGGCCACTTTCCCTCAGTATAACCCCCAAAATGCCCCACCTCCACCACCCCctcctcccccagctccacccACCTCCGCTCCCTACTTCCCTGCTCAGCCTACAGCTGCTGCTGCACCTTTTCCTGCGTTCAAGCCTACTGTGGCCTCACCCTTTCCTCCCGGTTCCCAACCTCTCCTGCAGCCCCATCATGCATTGCATTACCAAAGCAGTGCTGCCCCTCCCCCACCGccccctcctccccctccccacCCGCAGCCTGGCCCCACCTTGCTGCATGTCAATCTACAACCTCCTTCGATGCAGCAGCATCAACTCCTCCTGACCTCCGCCCCACCGCCAcctcctcctccacctcctcAGGGACAGAGTTCCCAGCAGCCTCCACCTAATAGTGGCACgctcctgtcaatcaaacaagGACCACACCCGCCCCTTCCACCCCCTCCCCCTGCTCCATCCAGTAACGCACCGCATCCTTTCCAGAACATTGGTGGCTTTCAAACCACTCTACTTCACCAGTCTGCACCAGCCAACCCCTCAGTAACCCCTTCCACCTATCAACAAACTGTATTACCCCCTCCACCTCCACCACCTCCTCAACAAACTCCTCCCACACAGACCCCGCCCAATTCGAGTGTCTCGCAGATCGCTGGCGGTAACAGAGGACCTACACCTTCATCCGCCCCCTTCCACAGCACCGGCTACTTGGGCACAGGATGGCACTGA